A window of Leptotrichia wadei contains these coding sequences:
- a CDS encoding RNA-guided endonuclease InsQ/TnpB family protein — protein sequence MYLTLKQQVKHLSKKEFRNLKYLSHIAKNLTNEAIYNVRQHYFQNKKYLSYNENYKMLKNSKNYKKLNSNMAQQILKEADGSFKSFFGLLKLAKNGQYDNKKIKLPKYLAKDGFTTLVIGFVRLKDGMLIIPYSNLFRKTHKEIAIKLPPVLKNKKIKEIRIIPKQHSRYFEIQYTYEVEEVQRELNKENALGIDLGINNLCTCVTNTGASFLIDGRKLKSINQYYNKTNAKLQSIKDKQKIEHITLRQKRIVRKRNNRINDYLSKAARIIINYCLNNDIGKLVLGYNENFQRNSNIGSINNQNFVNIPYGKLRDKLIYLCKLYGIEFKLQEESYTSKASFFDGDEIPVYDKENPQEYIFSGKRIKRGLYQTSTGKLINADCNGALNILRKSKVVDLSVLYNRGELNTPKRIRVV from the coding sequence ATGTATTTAACTTTAAAACAGCAGGTAAAACATCTTAGTAAAAAGGAGTTTAGGAATTTAAAATACTTATCTCATATAGCCAAGAACTTAACTAATGAAGCTATATATAATGTTAGACAACACTATTTTCAAAATAAAAAGTATTTAAGCTATAACGAAAACTATAAAATGCTTAAAAATAGTAAGAACTATAAGAAGTTAAATTCTAATATGGCTCAACAAATTCTAAAAGAAGCAGACGGAAGTTTCAAATCATTTTTTGGACTTTTAAAACTTGCTAAAAATGGTCAATATGATAATAAAAAAATAAAATTACCTAAATATCTTGCTAAAGATGGATTTACAACTCTTGTTATAGGTTTTGTTAGATTAAAAGATGGTATGCTGATTATTCCTTATTCAAATTTATTTAGAAAGACACATAAGGAAATCGCAATAAAACTACCACCAGTATTAAAAAACAAGAAAATAAAAGAGATCAGAATAATACCAAAACAACATTCTAGGTACTTTGAAATTCAATATACTTATGAAGTAGAGGAAGTTCAAAGGGAATTAAATAAAGAAAATGCACTAGGAATTGATTTAGGTATAAACAATCTTTGCACTTGTGTTACAAATACTGGAGCTTCATTCCTAATAGATGGTAGAAAATTAAAATCAATAAATCAATACTATAACAAGACAAATGCAAAATTGCAAAGCATTAAAGATAAGCAAAAGATAGAGCATATAACATTAAGGCAAAAAAGAATAGTTAGAAAAAGAAATAATCGTATAAATGATTATCTTTCAAAGGCAGCAAGAATAATAATAAATTATTGTCTTAATAATGATATAGGAAAACTAGTTTTAGGATATAACGAGAATTTTCAAAGAAATTCAAATATAGGAAGCATAAATAATCAAAATTTTGTAAATATACCATATGGAAAATTAAGAGATAAATTAATATATCTATGTAAACTATATGGAATAGAATTTAAACTGCAAGAAGAAAGTTATACATCAAAAGCAAGTTTCTTTGATGGAGATGAAATCCCAGTATATGATAAAGAAAATCCGCAAGAATATATATTCAGTGGAAAAAGGATAAAAAGAGGACTATATCAAACAAGCACAGGTAAACTCATAAATGCGGATTGTAATGGAGCATTAAATATTCTAAGAAAAAGTAAAGTTGTGGACTTAAGCGTCCTATACAATAGAGGTGAACTGAACACGCCTAAAAGAATAAGGGTAGTGTAA
- a CDS encoding PTS mannose/fructose/sorbose transporter subunit IIC, with protein sequence MDFNILAVILILIVAFLAGMEGILDQFQFHQPIIACSLVGLATGHMKECIMLGGALQLMALGWANVGAAVAPDAALASVASAIIFVKAGKFDAAGQNVAIGTAIALATAGLVLTMVVRTLSVVIVHQADREAEKGNFKGVELWHMVALACQGLRIAIPALLLLFIPSHVIQHALNSLPKWFTDGMTIGGGFVVAVGYAMVINLMATKEVWPFFFLGFAIAPLNELTLIATGIIGVCAAIIYLNVTSNGGGGNSGGGDGGSSASGDPLGDILNDY encoded by the coding sequence ATGGATTTTAATATTTTAGCAGTTATTTTAATATTAATTGTCGCATTTTTAGCAGGAATGGAAGGTATTCTTGACCAATTCCAATTCCATCAGCCAATTATTGCGTGTTCATTAGTTGGTCTTGCGACAGGACACATGAAAGAATGTATTATGTTAGGTGGAGCATTGCAGTTAATGGCTTTAGGTTGGGCAAACGTAGGGGCAGCAGTTGCTCCGGACGCTGCACTTGCTTCTGTAGCTTCAGCAATTATTTTTGTTAAGGCAGGAAAATTTGATGCTGCAGGTCAAAATGTGGCGATTGGTACAGCGATTGCACTTGCAACAGCTGGATTGGTTTTGACTATGGTTGTTCGTACTTTATCAGTAGTTATTGTTCACCAAGCTGATAGAGAAGCTGAAAAAGGTAATTTCAAAGGTGTAGAATTGTGGCACATGGTTGCACTTGCTTGTCAAGGTTTGCGTATTGCTATTCCTGCTTTATTGTTGTTATTTATACCTTCTCACGTTATTCAACATGCTCTTAATTCATTGCCAAAATGGTTTACTGATGGAATGACAATAGGTGGAGGATTTGTAGTAGCAGTAGGTTATGCAATGGTAATTAACTTAATGGCTACAAAAGAAGTATGGCCATTCTTCTTCTTAGGATTTGCAATTGCACCGTTAAATGAACTTACACTAATTGCTACAGGAATTATAGGTGTCTGTGCAGCTATCATTTACTTAAATGTTACAAGTAATGGTGGCGGTGGCAATAGTGGTGGAGGAGATGGAGGTTCATCAGCTTCAGGAGATCCACTAGGTGACATCTTAAATGACTATTAA
- a CDS encoding RNA-guided endonuclease InsQ/TnpB family protein: MKKLSEAYNAVVVEDLNMKGMSQALNFGKRVGDNGWGMLLRMVGYKLMFLGKQFLKIDKWFPSSKTCSKCGNVKEKLKLSERSYKCECCGIEIDRDYNAALNIKNIGKAMLEY, from the coding sequence ATCAAAAAATTATCTGAAGCGTATAATGCTGTGGTTGTTGAGGATTTGAATATGAAAGGGATGAGTCAGGCATTAAATTTTGGTAAACGTGTAGGAGATAATGGATGGGGAATGCTTTTGAGGATGGTTGGGTATAAACTGATGTTTTTAGGAAAGCAATTTTTGAAGATAGATAAGTGGTTTCCATCGTCGAAAACTTGTAGTAAATGTGGAAATGTTAAAGAGAAACTGAAATTATCAGAAAGAAGTTATAAATGTGAGTGCTGTGGGATTGAAATTGATAGAGATTACAATGCGGCATTGAATATAAAAAACATTGGAAAAGCGATGTTGGAATATTAA
- a CDS encoding PTS sugar transporter subunit IIB: MVGIIVASHGEFAAGIKQSASMILGEAELLESVVFMPSEGPDDLYKKIQDAITKLGTEEVLFLVDLWGGSPFNQSNRFFEEDPKKRAIVAGLNLPMLLAALSEREDVETAHEVAKAIVPEGKDQVRVRPEDLQPKEEAPKAAAQDDTPKGAIPAGTVIGDGKIKFVLARIDTRLLHGQVATSWTKATNPNRIIVVSDTVSKDELRKKLIEQAAPPGVRAHVIPLDKLVEVSKDPRFGNTKALLLFENPQDALYVIERGVDIKELNVGSMAHSVGKVMVNNVLSMDQKDVDTYKKLRDLGVKFDVRKVAADKRADLFKLISEKANEGLKL, encoded by the coding sequence ATGGTAGGAATTATTGTTGCAAGTCACGGTGAATTTGCTGCTGGTATAAAACAGTCGGCTTCAATGATTCTAGGTGAAGCTGAGTTATTGGAATCAGTTGTTTTTATGCCAAGTGAAGGACCAGATGACTTATATAAAAAAATTCAAGATGCCATTACAAAACTAGGAACAGAAGAAGTTCTATTTTTAGTTGATTTATGGGGAGGAAGTCCATTTAATCAATCTAATCGTTTCTTTGAAGAGGATCCTAAAAAGAGAGCGATTGTTGCAGGACTTAATTTACCAATGCTTTTAGCTGCTTTATCAGAAAGAGAAGATGTGGAAACAGCCCATGAAGTAGCAAAAGCTATTGTTCCAGAAGGAAAGGATCAAGTTAGAGTACGTCCTGAAGATTTACAGCCAAAGGAAGAAGCTCCAAAAGCTGCAGCACAAGATGACACACCAAAAGGTGCAATTCCAGCAGGAACAGTTATTGGAGATGGGAAAATTAAATTCGTACTAGCACGTATTGATACACGTTTACTACACGGGCAAGTTGCGACAAGCTGGACGAAGGCAACAAATCCAAATAGAATAATCGTTGTTTCAGACACAGTTTCAAAAGATGAATTACGTAAGAAATTAATTGAACAGGCTGCACCTCCAGGTGTACGTGCACATGTTATTCCACTAGATAAGTTGGTGGAAGTTTCAAAAGATCCAAGATTTGGAAATACAAAAGCGTTATTACTATTTGAAAATCCTCAAGATGCACTTTATGTAATTGAAAGAGGTGTTGACATTAAAGAATTAAATGTAGGATCAATGGCTCATTCTGTTGGAAAAGTTATGGTTAATAATGTACTTTCAATGGATCAAAAAGATGTTGATACTTACAAAAAACTTAGAGATTTAGGTGTAAAATTTGATGTTAGAAAAGTTGCCGCTGATAAACGTGCAGATTTATTCAAATTAATTTCAGAAAAAGCAAACGAAGGATTAAAACTTTAA
- a CDS encoding DEAD/DEAH box helicase family protein, producing the protein MERFLYEKLDVSRETGAIKEIPNFLKQGLSKRIELREYQKEAFENFITYFENEKLNKNKQVHTLFHMATGSGKTVIMAGLILYLYEKGYRNFLFFVNQTNILEKTKDNFINVLSNKYLFNEDLNYLGEKVKINVVDNFQRDVFKNNNINICFTTIQKLHLDLFENKENAMTGDDFENNKVVFISDESHHVNTFTKNRTKEEKEIQKSWETSIMNAFYSNKNSILLEFTATADLKDKNVEEKYRDKIIYNYPLKNFRESGYTKDFVNFSINTDTWKRTLIALILNEYRRFLFSDCG; encoded by the coding sequence ATGGAAAGATTTTTATATGAAAAATTAGATGTATCAAGGGAAACTGGAGCTATAAAAGAAATTCCAAATTTTTTGAAACAAGGATTATCTAAAAGAATAGAATTGAGAGAATATCAGAAAGAAGCATTTGAAAATTTTATAACTTATTTTGAAAATGAAAAACTTAATAAAAATAAACAGGTTCATACACTTTTTCATATGGCTACAGGAAGTGGAAAGACTGTTATTATGGCAGGACTTATTTTGTATTTGTATGAAAAAGGATATAGAAATTTTTTATTTTTTGTAAATCAGACAAATATTTTGGAAAAAACGAAAGATAACTTTATAAATGTTTTATCAAATAAATATTTATTTAACGAAGATTTAAACTATCTTGGAGAAAAAGTAAAAATAAATGTGGTAGATAATTTTCAGAGAGATGTATTTAAAAATAATAATATAAATATATGTTTTACAACGATACAAAAATTACATTTAGATTTATTTGAAAATAAAGAAAATGCAATGACTGGAGATGATTTTGAAAATAATAAAGTTGTATTCATATCTGATGAGAGTCATCATGTAAATACGTTTACTAAAAATAGAACAAAAGAAGAAAAAGAAATTCAGAAAAGTTGGGAAACTTCGATAATGAATGCTTTTTATAGCAATAAAAATAGTATTTTGTTAGAATTTACTGCAACGGCTGATTTAAAAGATAAAAATGTGGAAGAAAAATATAGGGATAAAATAATCTATAACTATCCGCTCAAAAATTTTAGAGAAAGTGGATACACAAAAGATTTTGTAAATTTTAGTATTAATACTGATACTTGGAAACGAACTTTAATTGCATTAATACTGAATGAATATAGGAGATTTTTGTTTTCAGACTGTGGATAA
- a CDS encoding DUF956 family protein, producing the protein MAISLNTKVLFMTKANSLSGMIGNKNGDVLIGDKAFEFY; encoded by the coding sequence TTGGCTATTTCATTAAATACAAAAGTATTATTTATGACAAAGGCAAATTCTTTATCTGGAATGATTGGAAATAAAAACGGTGATGTACTTATAGGTGATAAGGCTTTTGAATTTTATTAA
- a CDS encoding DNA methyltransferase, which produces MDEIFGRENFLNCVAIKMSESSGVKMNHAKNKFPKLKEYILIYVKPKFKGFIEIDKYKETKWDLENNIFIENLTMEQRNLLINLEMKEINSEEDEIVANDILKFSKKISLSEKIKTLNFKNKEEKEEWLFKNSYRIIKTAGSSSLTTLVKKIKEIPNQDLAAAVSKKGVLFFYITDFNRKSKQPRLQVIFADSNIFKNPCDFWQDVKTTGAISDEGGVKFVNSKKPEKILYRLIKMITKPNDIILDFFLGSGTTAAVAHKMGRRYIGIEQMDYIEDITVKRLKKVIDGEQTGISKTVNWQGGGSFVYCELKENGQKLIDSILSSDEKSIDEIKEKIFSDDRIVPYITRQELEKADKDFFDLKFEEKKKVLIDLVDKNKLYINYSDIDNEEYDISKEEKQFNDSFYKDVR; this is translated from the coding sequence CAATTAAAATGAGCGAAAGTAGTGGAGTTAAAATGAATCATGCTAAAAATAAATTTCCTAAACTTAAAGAATATATATTAATATATGTTAAACCTAAATTTAAGGGTTTTATTGAAATTGACAAATATAAAGAAACAAAATGGGATTTAGAAAATAATATTTTTATAGAAAATTTGACGATGGAACAAAGGAATTTGCTCATAAATTTGGAAATGAAAGAAATAAATAGTGAGGAGGATGAAATTGTAGCAAATGATATATTAAAATTTTCTAAGAAAATATCGTTATCAGAGAAAATCAAAACCCTTAATTTTAAAAATAAAGAAGAGAAAGAAGAATGGCTATTTAAAAATAGTTATAGAATTATAAAAACAGCAGGGTCTTCTAGTTTAACAACTTTGGTAAAAAAAATAAAAGAGATACCCAATCAAGATTTGGCAGCGGCAGTTTCTAAAAAGGGAGTATTATTTTTTTATATAACAGACTTTAATAGAAAAAGTAAACAACCAAGACTGCAAGTAATATTTGCTGATTCAAATATATTTAAGAATCCTTGTGATTTTTGGCAGGATGTAAAAACAACAGGAGCTATTTCAGATGAAGGTGGAGTTAAATTTGTAAATTCTAAAAAACCAGAAAAAATATTATATCGATTAATCAAAATGATAACTAAACCAAATGACATAATACTAGATTTTTTCTTGGGTTCTGGAACAACAGCAGCAGTAGCTCATAAAATGGGAAGAAGATATATTGGAATAGAACAGATGGATTATATTGAAGATATTACTGTAAAAAGATTGAAAAAAGTTATAGATGGAGAACAAACAGGTATTTCAAAAACTGTGAACTGGCAAGGTGGTGGCTCTTTTGTCTATTGTGAACTCAAGGAAAATGGACAAAAATTAATAGATAGCATTTTGTCTAGTGATGAAAAAAGTATTGATGAAATAAAAGAAAAGATATTTTCTGATGATAGAATAGTTCCATATATTACAAGACAGGAATTGGAAAAAGCAGATAAAGATTTTTTTGATTTAAAATTTGAAGAAAAGAAAAAAGTTTTAATAGATTTGGTAGATAAAAATAAACTGTATATAAATTATTCTGATATTGATAATGAAGAATATGATATTTCGAAAGAAGAAAAACAGTTTAATGATTCTTTCTATAAGGATGTGAGATAA
- a CDS encoding ABC transporter ATP-binding protein, which produces MEKTGEILHYENITFRREGREILKGVDWHINKGENWALLGLNGSGKSTLLGMIPAYNFPTSGEVRVFSHKFGNYAWTKIRDRVGFVSSALNNFLSTLNSQKLEDIVISGKFSSIGIYQEVTDEDRKKAEKIIEDFGITYIKDKYFATLSQGEQRRTLLARAFMNEPDLLILDEPCSGLDVKAREYLLSVLEKNSKNENAVPFIYVTHQIEEVIPAITHVALLKDGKVFAKGRKKDILIDKILSEMFEMPVKIVWENDRPWLIVK; this is translated from the coding sequence ATGGAAAAAACTGGTGAAATTTTACATTATGAAAACATAACTTTCAGACGAGAAGGAAGAGAAATTTTAAAAGGTGTTGACTGGCACATAAATAAAGGAGAAAACTGGGCTTTATTAGGTTTAAATGGTTCTGGAAAATCCACTCTTTTGGGAATGATTCCAGCTTATAATTTCCCAACTTCAGGAGAAGTGCGAGTTTTTAGTCATAAATTTGGAAATTATGCTTGGACAAAGATTCGTGACAGAGTTGGTTTTGTGAGTTCTGCTTTGAATAATTTTTTGAGCACGTTAAATTCGCAAAAATTGGAAGATATTGTAATTTCTGGGAAATTTAGTTCGATTGGAATTTATCAAGAAGTTACAGATGAAGATAGAAAGAAAGCTGAAAAAATAATTGAAGATTTTGGGATAACTTACATTAAAGACAAATATTTTGCAACATTATCACAAGGGGAGCAAAGACGGACATTGCTTGCCCGAGCATTTATGAATGAGCCAGATTTGCTGATTTTAGATGAGCCGTGTTCAGGGCTAGATGTGAAAGCAAGAGAATATTTGCTGTCAGTTTTGGAAAAAAATTCTAAAAATGAAAATGCAGTTCCATTTATTTATGTGACGCATCAAATTGAGGAAGTGATTCCAGCGATAACTCATGTAGCTCTTTTGAAAGATGGAAAAGTTTTTGCAAAAGGTAGAAAAAAAGATATTTTGATAGACAAAATTTTGTCAGAAATGTTCGAGATGCCAGTAAAAATTGTTTGGGAAAATGATAGGCCTTGGCTGATTGTAAAATAA
- a CDS encoding helix-turn-helix domain-containing protein, producing MKYNLAFKYRIYPNKEQELLINKTFGCVRFIYNTILYTANKIYEETGKNKIITPASLKSENQFLKEVDSLALSNAQLNVRRSFTNFFHKRAKFPKFKSKRLVLKVIRQIV from the coding sequence ATGAAATATAATTTAGCATTCAAATACAGAATTTATCCAAATAAAGAGCAGGAATTATTGATAAACAAGACTTTTGGATGTGTTCGTTTTATTTACAATACAATTTTGTATACTGCGAATAAAATTTATGAAGAAACTGGAAAAAATAAAATAATTACACCTGCCAGTTTGAAAAGTGAAAATCAATTTTTAAAAGAAGTGGACAGTCTAGCACTTTCAAATGCTCAATTAAATGTAAGACGATCGTTTACGAATTTTTTTCATAAGAGAGCGAAGTTTCCAAAGTTCAAATCTAAAAGACTAGTGTTAAAAGTTATACGACAAATTGTGTGA
- a CDS encoding PTS system mannose/fructose/sorbose family transporter subunit IID, translating into MAEDKIKSSNDKIKLSKADRRSVMLRSQFLQGSWNYERMQNGGWAYSLIPALKKLYPNKDDAAAALKRHLEFFNTHPYIAAPILGVTLALEEEKANGAAIDDAAIQGVKVGMMGPLAGIGDPVFWFTIRPILGAIAASLATSGSVIAPLFFFIIWNVIRIAFLWYTQEFGYQKGSEITKDLSGGLLQTITKGASILGMFIMGILVQRWITIKFPRVISRVPLADGAYIKFPNGSVTGPQLQKILEDFGNKLSLSNTQITTLQDNLDKLVPGLAALLLTFLCMWLLKKKVSPILIIFGLFLVGIVGHVVGIF; encoded by the coding sequence ATGGCAGAAGACAAAATAAAATCATCAAATGATAAAATAAAACTATCAAAAGCTGATCGTCGTAGTGTAATGCTTCGTTCTCAATTTTTACAAGGTTCTTGGAATTACGAACGTATGCAAAATGGAGGTTGGGCTTATTCATTAATCCCAGCATTGAAAAAATTATACCCAAATAAAGATGACGCAGCAGCGGCTTTAAAAAGACACTTGGAATTTTTTAACACTCACCCGTATATTGCTGCACCAATTTTAGGAGTAACTCTTGCTTTGGAAGAAGAAAAAGCCAACGGAGCGGCAATAGATGATGCGGCTATTCAAGGGGTAAAAGTTGGAATGATGGGACCACTTGCGGGAATAGGAGATCCAGTATTCTGGTTCACAATACGTCCAATATTAGGAGCAATTGCAGCTTCTCTTGCAACAAGCGGTTCAGTTATCGCACCATTGTTCTTTTTCATTATATGGAATGTAATTCGTATTGCTTTCTTATGGTATACCCAAGAATTTGGTTACCAAAAAGGTTCAGAAATTACAAAAGATTTATCAGGTGGATTGTTGCAAACTATAACTAAAGGTGCATCTATTTTAGGTATGTTTATTATGGGTATTTTGGTTCAACGTTGGATTACAATCAAATTTCCAAGAGTTATATCACGAGTTCCACTAGCTGACGGAGCTTATATAAAATTTCCAAATGGTTCAGTAACTGGTCCTCAATTACAAAAAATTCTTGAAGATTTCGGAAATAAATTATCACTTTCAAATACACAGATAACAACTTTACAAGATAACTTAGATAAATTAGTACCAGGACTAGCCGCATTATTATTGACTTTCTTATGTATGTGGCTACTTAAGAAAAAAGTCAGTCCAATCTTAATTATCTTTGGATTATTCTTAGTTGGAATTGTAGGACATGTAGTTGGAATATTCTAA